One segment of Arthrobacter sp. MMS18-M83 DNA contains the following:
- a CDS encoding electron transfer flavoprotein subunit alpha/FixB family protein, with protein MREVIVHIEMIDGRVANSASELLAFAARLGEPVAVVTSATPAPAESVAQLATWGAARVVLVTTPDAGRVLVTRAVDALEAVRGRCPNVAAVVSPDTAEGREVAARLAVRCGLPYLGDVVGAEWADDRLLVAKSVFGGNYRVESAANAAILAIRPGLGYDSPAPRETVVDVFEVGASVAERTEILDFRPASGSGSRPRLVEADVVVSGGRGLGSRERFSVVESLADAVGGAIGASRAAVDADYCDPQLQVGQTGAKVSPKLYIALGISGATQHLAGMQGAKTIVAINSDADAPIFEIADFGVVGDVFDVVPQLLEELAAQR; from the coding sequence ATGCGTGAAGTCATAGTCCATATCGAAATGATTGATGGTCGCGTTGCCAATTCCGCGAGTGAGCTTCTCGCCTTCGCGGCAAGGTTGGGCGAGCCGGTCGCCGTCGTCACGTCGGCAACTCCGGCACCGGCCGAATCCGTCGCCCAATTAGCCACGTGGGGCGCGGCCAGGGTGGTGTTGGTCACGACGCCCGACGCCGGACGCGTGCTGGTGACGCGCGCCGTCGATGCGCTCGAGGCCGTTCGAGGGAGGTGCCCAAACGTGGCAGCAGTCGTGTCACCGGACACTGCGGAGGGTCGGGAGGTAGCGGCGCGGCTCGCGGTTCGCTGCGGGCTGCCATATCTCGGTGACGTCGTCGGCGCAGAATGGGCCGACGATCGGTTGCTTGTGGCCAAGTCGGTGTTCGGGGGCAACTACAGGGTGGAATCCGCCGCCAATGCCGCAATCCTGGCCATCCGTCCGGGCCTCGGCTACGACAGCCCGGCGCCCCGCGAGACCGTGGTGGATGTGTTCGAGGTGGGCGCCAGCGTGGCTGAGCGGACCGAGATCCTGGACTTCAGGCCCGCTTCGGGCTCGGGCTCCCGTCCCCGGCTGGTCGAGGCCGACGTTGTGGTCTCGGGTGGCCGTGGGCTGGGGTCTCGTGAGCGCTTCTCCGTGGTGGAATCGTTGGCCGACGCGGTCGGCGGTGCCATCGGGGCCTCCCGTGCAGCCGTCGACGCCGACTACTGCGATCCGCAACTGCAAGTGGGGCAAACCGGCGCCAAAGTATCGCCCAAGCTGTACATCGCCCTCGGCATCTCCGGTGCAACCCAGCACCTGGCGGGCATGCAGGGAGCAAAGACCATCGTGGCGATAAATAGCGACGCCGATGCCCCGATCTTCGAGATTGCCGACTTTGGCGTGGTCGGTGATGTGTTCGACGTCGTGCCCCAACTGCTTGAGGAGCTGGCCGCGCAACGCTAA